GAAATGACCGCAACGCGGACCGAGTCTGCGGTGGTAGATCCGAGGCTGTTGCGCAGGAGATTCAGGGTGTGGGGATCAAGAGGCGTGCGTTGGCGCAGAAGCACAGTGGTGGCGAGCTGTTCGGCGGTCGATGAGCTGGTCACGCGTTGACGAGCCAGAACGTCGAGCAGCCCCAGCGCGGTGGTGATCAGGTTGTGGTCGGAGGCTGACGGGGTGCGCGCGAAGCCGACGGATAGTACGCCGAGCACCGGAGCGTGTGGCCCTGCGGCGATGGTGGCGCGCAGCGGGAAGGCGAGATCAACCAGTGAATCTTCGCTGCGCATGGCGAATTTCTGACTGTTCGATGCTTGGGTGAAAAGTTCAGAACTTAGATCGTGGTTCGGGGTGGCGTTCTGGGCGAGCGAGGCTTCGTGGCGGACTTGTCCCTGCGCGTCGAGCAGTCGGACGCTGGCCTTGAGCCGCTGGGATAGGGTGGCGATCAGTTGGGCCTCGGGGTCGGCGTGGGTCAGGCAGCGCATCAGTGCGCGGTGTGCTTCGGCGCTGGTGCGTAGCCGGGCGGCGCTATCTGCTTCGAGCAGCTGCGCGAAAGCGATGCCGATGGCGGCGAAGGGAACGGTGGCTGGGATTTCCAGCAGGGGTAGATTGTTCTCGCGGCACGCGTCCAGGACCGTTGCGGGAACTTCGGTGAAGTAGGGTTCGAGCCCAAAACCTAGCGCGCTGACCTTCGCCTGGGCGAGGCGGGCGATGAACGCGCGGACTTCTTCGGGATCATTTTCGTGGCCGAGCAACGGGAAACCGCTGGTGAGGATCATTTCCTCGTCGAGCAGGTAATCGGTGGGATCGTCCATATCGCTAGCTTCCACCCAACGCAGCCGGCGATCGCCCGCGTCGTGGAGCAGGGTGATTTCTGGAGGTAGCTGACGGAGAAAACGGCTCAGGGTGATGCCGGTGGGCTCGTCGGTGAGCGCGGATGGCGATGGTGCGGAATGTCCCATGAGACACTATTTTAGTTCAAAACTTCCATATTGAGAGCCGGGTCACAGATTTAGGCTTGAAGGCGGAAGAAAAACCACAGTGCCCTATTAACCACAGTGCCCTATTAACCACAGTGCAGCGAGGACCCGAGATGAACAGCACCACTAGCGCCAGGCCGCGACCAGCCACTGGCCTTGGGCCGCAGCTACGGCGGCGTAAGTCGATCCAGCAGATGGTCGGCGACGCCGAAGCGAACTCCTCCGGCGGCACGCTGCGCCGCACCCTCGGCATGTGGCAGCTGACGATGATCAGCGTCGGCGCCACCATGGGCACCGGAATTTTGGTGATCCTCGGGGCGACCGTGCCGATCGCCGGGCCAGCGATTTGGATCTCCTTCGTGATCGCCGGTGTGACGGCATTGCTTTCTGCCGTGTCCTACGCGGAAATGGCGGGCATGGTCCCGGTAGCCGGCTCCAGCTACTCCTATTCCTATGCGACCATGGGCGAAGGGATCGCCTGGATCTGCGGTTGGTGCCTGGTCCTGGAATACGCGGTCTCCGTGGCGGCCGTAGCGGTAGGCGCCGGCGAATACGTCAACGAGGCATTGCGCGCCTTCAACCTGCAACTACCCGACGCGCTCGCCGGGGGACCGGCCGAAGGTGGCGTGGTGAACCTGCCGGCGCTGATTGTGGTGGTACTGGCGACCTTGCTGCTGGTGCGCGGGGCCCGCGAATCGGCCATCGTGAACACCATCGTGGTCATCATCAAGGCCGGCATCCTGGTCTTCTTCTCGATCGTTGCCTTCAGCGCCTTCAACGCCGGCAACTTCGAACCCCTACTGCCCATGGGTGCTGCCGGGGTGACCGCGGCGGCCTCCAGCGTGTTCTTCTCCTACATCGGTTTTGACGCGGCCTCCACGGCTGGTGAAGAAGCCAAAAATCCCAAGCGCGATCTACCCCGGGCAATTATGCTCTCAATGCTGATCGTCACCCTGACCTATGTATTGGTCGCCGTTTCGGCGATCGGCGCGCGTGAGTGGACCTGGTTTGAAGGGACCGAAGCAGCCCTGGTGCAGATCGTCGGCGAAATCACCGGGCAGCCATGGCTGGTGCTGGTCTTCGCGCTGGCCTCGGTACTGGCCATCGCCTCGGTGGTACTCACCGTGCTCTACGGGCAGACCCGTATCCTGCTGTCCATGTCCCGCGACGGACTGGTGCCGGCCGCCTTCGGCAAGGTCTCACCGCGCACCGGAACCCCGGTGATCGGCACCCTGATCACCGGTATTCTGGTGGCGATCACCGCCGGCTTCATCCCACTGGGTGCACTGGCCGACGCCACGAGCATCGGCACCCTATTCGCCTTCGCGCTGGTGGGTGTCTCGGTGATGTACCTGCGCCGTAAGCAGCCGCTGGCACCGCGTACCTTCAAGGTGCCGCTCTACCCCATCACCCCGATCCTCGGTGTGGCCGCCTGCCTGTTCTTGATGAGCCAGCTGGGCTGGCACACTTGGCTGGTCTTCGGGGCCTGGATGGTCGTGGGCATCGGTATCTACCTGGGTTATGGGCGCCGACGCTCGGTACTCGGAGCGCTGAGCAAGCAAGAATATATCGACTCTCACCTGAATAATCGCAAGTAACTACGCAGGAAGTTTCATGAACAACAACCTCCCCATCACCATGCTCAACCCGGACTTCCCGTTCAGCTACGACCACTACCTGGACAGTGACGCCGGCCTAGGTTCGGTGCCTGAATCGCTCTACGGCACCGAAGTGGCAGTGATCGGCGCCGGACTTTCCGGCCTGGTGACCGCCTACGAACTGATGAAGCTGGGGCTCAAGCCAGTAATTTACGAGGCCGATCAGATCGGCGGCCGCCTGCGTACCGCCAGCTTCGCTGCAGCTCCACAGATCACCTGCGATTTAGGTGGCATGCGCTTCCCGGTCTCCAGTAAGGCGCTCTACCACTACATCGAGCTGCTGGGCCTGGAGACCTATGACTTCCCGAACCCGCTGGCTGAGCCTACCGATTCCACCGTGATCGAGCTGAAGGGGCAAAAGATCTACGTTGAAGACCCGGCCGACCTGCCAGTTTTCTACCAGGAAGTAGCCGACGCGTGGAAGCAGGCATTGCGCGAAGATGCCCACTTTGAGCAGATGCAGCAGGCCATCCGCGAGCGAGACACCCAGCGCATCAAGGAGCTGTGGAACTCGATCCTTGAAGAGTTCGACGAGGAAAGCTTCTACGGGTTTATCGCCAACTCGAAGGCCTTTAAGGAGGCCGGTTTTGAACACCGCGAGGCTTTTGGCCAGGTTGGTTTTGGCTCCGGCGGTTGGGACACCGACTTTCCGAACTCGATTCTAGAAATCCTGCGCGTGGTCTACACCGATGCCGACGATTATCACCGAGGCATCACCGGCGGCGCGGCCAAGCTCCCCGAAGCACTGTTCAACCATGCGCCGGAAAAGATGGCGCACTGGCCAGCAGGCACCTCGCTGTCCTCGTTGCACGGCGGAGCCCCACGCGGTGCGGTATCCAAGGTTTACCGCACCGAGAACCCGGGCTTTAACGGGGCGAACACCATTGAGGTGACCGAACGTTTTGGTCGCACTCAAGAATTTGGTGCCGTAGTTTCCACCGTGCAGTCCTGGCTACTGTCCACCGGGATCGACACTGATGAAGAACTTTTTGCGCCGGAACTGTGGACCGCGATCGAGCGCAGCCACTACATGCAGTCCTCCAAAACCTTCGTGATGGTGGACCGCCCCTTCTGGAAGGACCGCGACCCGATCACCGGTGAATACCTCATGTCCATGACGCTCACCGATCGACTGAACCGCGCCACCTACCTGCTGGATAACGGTGATGATCAGCCAGCGGTCATCCTGCTTTCCTATACCTGGAACGATGACGCGCTCAAGTGGCTCTCACTTTCGGCGCAGCGCCGCATGGAGCTCATGCTGCACTCGCTGGAAAAGATCTACCCGGGCGTGGATATCCGCAGCCACATCGTCGGTCAGCCAATCACCGTGTCTTGGGAGTCCGATCCGAACTTCATGGGCGCGTTTAAGGCCAACCTGCCCGGCCACTACCGCTACCAGCAGCGCCTGTACACCCACTTCGATCAGCAGCAGATGCCTGCCGAACATCGTGGCATCTTCCTTGCCGGTGATGATGTGTCGTGGACTGCCGGTTGGGCCGAGGGTGCGGTGACCACGGGGTTGAACGCCCTGTGGGGCGTCGTGAAGCACCTGGGTGGATCGGACGCGCAGGCCAATCCCGGCCCGGGTCTGTTCCTGGCCGAGATTGGTCCCAAGGCGCTGTAGTAGCTCAGTAACCGAGAACCCAAACGTCCCGTGTGCCGAAATGGTGCGCGGGACTCTTGGTTTAAAGTGCAGTCAAACTTGATTGCTGTAGATCAATCAGCATTGCTTTAAGAATGTTTTGGTTTCGAGTGGATATTTAACAGAAAGTACATTACTGTAAATACAGTAATTGTCGATCGCTGAAAATCTTGAAGGGAGATGGCGACGTTGCAGAAAAATGAACAACGAAAGCAGCATCAGCTGCAAGCCGTCAGCTTCAAGAATCTGAACAATGGCAAAAGTGAACCCCGCCGACTCGATCGGTTCGGGTTTGAGAAGCCATGTGCGCATCGACTTTTACTCGCCAATAGTGGCGGATAAATTATGCTTTGACCTGTACTCACTCCGATGGGGTGAGGGTAGCTATCGCCAAGTAGGCGAATGCTAGTCACGGGAAAGTGAATCCTTTGGGAGTCGATGAACATGGTTCATTGGCTCCTTTTTTGTTTTCCATTCAATTGTTTTGCATGGGACTAATTGTCGTGCCAAAAAACGAAAATTGAGAAGAATTTATCCGCATTGAATTCCTAAGAGAGGAAAAATAATGAATCGTTCAACAGCGTTCCCGGTAGCCCTGACCGGCAGCCGGGACCGCGTGCAGATGTGGGCCGACGAAACTGAAGTAGAACAGGCAGCGCTCCAGCAGCTACGCCGCGTTGCGGCACTACCCTGGGTGCACGGGGTGCGTGTCATGCCCGATGTCCATGTCGGTAAGGGCGCGACGATCGGTAGCGTCATCGCGATGAACCAGGCCGTTTCACCTTCCGCGGTAGGAGTTGATATCGGATGTGGTGTGGCGGCGGTGCGCACGAGTATCCGAGCGGACCAGCTGGTGGATCTCGACCTATTGCGCGCCAGCGTAGAATCCGCGATCCCGGTGGGCTTCAACGCGCACGATGAGCTACCAAAGCTGCGTCGCTTCGGCATGGAGGCCGGCGTGGACAAGCTCTTTGGCAGGTTCGGCTCCTTGGATGAGAAGGTGCAGAAGCTGAAGAGCAAGGCCGTTGGACAGTTGGGAACGCTCGGCGGAGGCAACCACTTCCTGGAGCTGTGCCTGGATCAGGAGGACCGCGTGTGGATCACCCTGCATTCCGGTTCGCGCAATATCGGTAAGACCTTGGCCGATCGGCACATCAGTATCGCCAAGTCATTGAGCCACAACCGGGGACTCGTTGACAGGGAACTGGCGGTCTTCCTTGAAGGTACACCACAGATGGATGCCTATAAGCATGACCTGTGGTGGGCGCAGGAGTACGCCGCCGCCTCGAGGGCGCTGATGCTTGCGTTGTTCAAGAATGCGGTGGTGAACCACTTTGAGGCTCTGCATGTTCAGTTTGATGCTCCGATTAACGTGCACCACAACTACGTGAATGAAGAGCAGATCGATGGGCGGAACCTCTTGGTCACCCGTAAGGGCGCCATTAGGGCTGGTGCCGGTGATCTGGCGTTGATCCCTGGATCGATGGGAACCGGGTCCTATGTTGTACGCGGTCGTGGAAACCCGGGATCGTACTTCTCGGCTTCGCATGGTGCAGGACGACGGATGAGCCGTAGTCAGGCGAAGCGGATGTATTCGGCGAACGATCTTGCCCAGCAGACCACGGGTATCGAATGCCGTAAGGATGCCGGGGTGGTGGATGAGATCCCCGCAGCCTACAAGGACATTCACCAGGTTATTGAAGCTCAGAAGGATCTGGTGGAGGTCGTCGGACACTTGCGGACCATCCTGTGCGTCAAGGGCTAGATGCAGGGCGGCGTTGGCACAAACCGTGATACACGGGAAGCCAACGTCGTCCTTCGTCTAGCGTAAAGTGGTGTTAGTGCCCTATCATCATTGAGTCAGGAGTCACAGTCTTGTGGTTTCCGGCGCTCTCAAAAGGGGCGATACCCGTTGCCAAGAAGCAACTGGTAACGGCAGACATATATGGAATTTTCTTCAGCATCATTTTTTGAAAAGAGTCCATAATGTCTAGCGTTTCCGCTGCCATTGCCCACGCCCTTAAACCAGTTGCCCCACAGATCTTCGGACTGATGGGAAACGGCAACGCACACTTCCTTGACGCCGCAGTACGTGCGGGATTTGATTACACCGCCGTCCGCCACGAGTCGGCAGCGGTATCGGCCGCCGATGCGTACTTCCGCATTGCGAACAAACTGGCCATCGCCACCACTACCTACGGTGCCGGTTATACGAACGCTGTGACTGCACTGGCCGAAGCAGCAGCGGCTAAGACTCCGCTACTTTTTGTCACCGGGGATGCACCCAGCACGGGATTGCGTGCCTGGGACGTGGACCAAGCGGCCATCGATTCGGGCGTTCGAGCGCCTCGTTATGTGGTGGACCGGCACACCCCGGGGAGTATCGCTCTCGAAGCGGCCGCGCATGCACTGCGCGAGCAAACCCCGGTGGTTCTGGCTATTCCTTATGATCTGGCAGCGCTCGAAGCGCCGACAGAAGAACTTCCCGAGTTTGGCTCACTGGCTAGCGCGCCAGCCGTTCCACGGTTAGAGTCCGCCGCACTGGCTCAGATCGCGGCGAAGCTCGATGCTTCGCAGCGTACCCATATTCTTTATGGCCGTGGTTCGATTGATGCCGCCGAACAGGTTAAGGCGTTGGCGCAAAAGCTGGATGCCACCACCTCGGGAACCTTGTTGGCCCGTGACCTGTTGGACTACGAGTTCGATTTGGGTATTACCGGGGGCTTTGCCACCGAAGCCAATGCTCGCATCATCGCTCAGGCCGATACCGTATTGGTCTTGGGTGCTTCCTTGAACCAGTTCACCATGCGCTTTGGTGAGCTCATCAGTCAGTCGGCAACACTGATTCAGATTGATCTGGGGACGGCTGCCACCAATGCTCGCGTGGACTACTTCGCTACCGCCGATGCCCAAAGTGCGGCAACAGAATTGCTGGATACCGTGAAGGACGCACAAAGCAATTGGTGTGCAGAGCTTGATCTCAGTGATCTGCGTAGCCGCCCGGTCGGCGATGATGTGGTCGAGGACGGACTGCTGGATCCGCGTCGTGTGGCTTCAGAATTGGAGAAGATTTTGCCGGCCAATCGAGTCTTGGTGCAAGACGGTGGACACTTTATTGGTTGGGGGCCGATGTACTGGTCGACGACCGGGGCACGTTCGCTGACCTGTGTGGGTACCGCTTACCAGTCCATTGGGTTGGGGATCGCCTCGATGGTGGGCGCCGGTGCTGCAGCCCAAGGACGTACGGTTGTTCTGGCTGCGGGAGACGGCGGGTTCTTAATGGGGTTGGCTGATCTCGAATCCATCATCCGCACCATCGACAGCGGTGTGATCGTGATTTACAACGACTCGGCCTACGGGGCGGAAGTCCATCAATATGGTTCGATTGGCCTGCACGAAGACCCGATGCTGATCCCGACCGTCGACTTTGCGGGCATCGCCAGGTCCATGGGTGCCACAGGTATTCGCGTAGAGAAACTCTCGGATATGACAGGGCTCACGCAATGGGTGGCCGACGGTGCTCGTGGCGTGTGTCTGGTTGATGCCCGCGTATCCACGCGGATCCGTGCCCCTTATATGGAAGAAGTGCTTGCTGCCAACCAGAAAGCAGCCGCGACACTGTCATTACAATCCGATTAAGACGCTGGCAAAACAGTTGGGGTACGGCGTAGGGTTGACCCGTGCGCAAGATTTTAGTCGGAACAGCTAGCCTGAGTTTGGGAGCACTTTTGATCCTCCCGGCAACCGCTGCCTTTGCTGTACCGACTAGCTCTAGTGATCGAGCCGAAGCGCCAACCCAACTGTTTTCGCAGTCTTCTTTGCGTGTGGCTACCATTCAGGCCAACCTCACCGCCGCGTCTTCTGGTGGTTTAGAGGCAAAATTGATGGGTGGAAACAACCTGCAGGCCAATCAGGTGGCCGACAGTATTTCCGCAGCCGATGCCGATGTTGTTGTCCTAACTAATATGGATGCCGAGCAGGGTGCAGTTGATACTTTCAAGGATCAGTACCTGAATAACGTTGCAGATAATCGTCTTGACGTTAACTATCCGTATTCTTACCTTGCCGTTGGCTCTAAGGGTATGCAGAGCGGTGCTGATTTGAACTCTGATGGTGTGATCGGCAGTGCCGAAGACGCCTGGGGCCAAGGTGCTTTTGAAGAGCAAGGCTCCGTGGTGGTGCTTTCCAAGTACCCAGTGGACGAAACGAAGATTACCGCCGTTTCAAAACTTAAATGGCAAGACGTTGAGAACGGTCAGCAGAACCATACTGGTTTATCAGGCGTGCTGGCTGCTTCCATCCCGGTAATGAACACCGGATTATGGGATATCCCCATAGAGTTCCGTGGACAGCAAGTCCATGTGGTCGCCACGCAGACCGAGCCTGAAGGGGAGAACGAAGATTTTTCCCAAGCCCGCCACAATGATGAACTGAAAGTCATTTCAGATTACATCGCTGGAAAGGACTACGTCCTTACCGATAACGGACGCCCAGCTGCAGGCGTAGGCGATGAAAAGTTTGTCGTAGCCGGTGCGCTGGATCTTCAGGATTCTTCTGAAAATGGCATAAAGTCATTCCTCAATGGCTTTGCACGTGAGGATGCATTAAACGATTCGGGGAGCTACTTGATCCCTGATTCCTCATGGCAGATTACTGGCCAGGGACGTATCGAACAGAGCGAACCGCACTAGGTGAAGCAATTCCGGATTCTGGTGAAGAACCGGGATCGCTAATCTGGACCGACGTCGAGTTCTAAGCTCTACCAACTAACTCATTGGGCGCAGTTATCGCCATCTCCAACTGTTCGCGCAGGGCGATCTAGTCCGCTTCATCTGGCATCCGAAACTATCGGTGGGGCTTTCGGCTGATCATAAGTGCCCGTTGGTTTGTAGCTTTGTATCGACCGGCTTCTGTGGAAGAGATTCCACATGCTTTCGTGGCCGCTGGTAGCCGAGAATAATTCCCGGCAGTATCAAGGTAACTTTCAGGGTCATATAGATAAGCTGGGGGCATCATGAAAAACGATCCAATTTCGATGACTTTCATTGGCAAAGATGGCAAGCCTCGTTCCGGCGTGCAGCAGGCCATTCTGAAGGGCATCGGTGTGCAACGGCCGTTGGTACTGGCGTACATCAAGCGCCTTCGTAAAAAGCACCCGGAAGCAGACACCGCTGAACTGGCTGCCATCGTTGAACGGGACTACCTGCGTATCGCCACCGGATCGGGAGCAGCGGTTGGTGGTACGGCTGCGGTCCCAGCTATCGGCACCGGAGTTGCGCTGGGTCTTTCCGTGGCAGCGACCCTAGGGTTCCTTGAAGCGTCCGCCCTCTATGCTCAGAGCTTGGCAGAACTGCACGGTATCGCTATCGAAAATCCCGACCATTCTCGTGTGTTGGTCATGGGCATCTTGATGGGCGAAGAAGGCAGTTCCATGATTGCCGGATTAACCTCTCAGGCAGCCGGTCGTGGCGGAGGCCCGGTGAAGGGATGGGCTAAGGCCTTCGGTGCTAATAAGCCCACCAGCTTCTACGCGAGTATCCAACGCGCAATGCAGACGAAGTTCTTGCACAAGATCATCGGTACCCAGGCTGCCAGTGTTCTTGGACGTTTGGTTCCGTTTGGTGTTGGCGCGGTCATTGGTGGAGCGGGTAACCGTTACCTTGCCAAACGAGTGATCGAAAACGCCGCCGATGCTTTTGCTGGCATCCCTACGGTGGTGCCAAGCGCTTTGCCGTTGGATGATCCACGGATTCTGGAAGCCGAAATCGTAGAAGAATAGCAAGATAGTCCTCCGCGGAGCGGCTGAAAGCGACCGGGAAGCGTCCGATAAGAATAGTTTTAGCTGTTTTTATCGGACGCTTTTTGGGTTTAAACCGCGAGAAACCGGGGATTAAGGAACGCGTCGGTCATTAAGTGTGCACGGTCACCCAGAAAAACAAGGTCCCCGATTTGCACCACCCCCAAAACCTGTGTATAGTTTTTCCTTGTCGCCGAGAGCAAAACGGAACAAATAACCGGATGCAAATCGGAGGCAAAACCCCAGAAAATCAACGGTTTTACACAGGTCACTGTGGAAGAATCATTGAAGAATGGGAACCAAGAATACTGATTCAAATCACAAACAATTGATTTGACTTTCAGAAATTCACGGTGATAAGATTTGAATATAACGCTGGACGATATTACCGCCTGAAATGGTGGGTAAAGAACCGGTAAGTGTTTGTTGTTTGAGAACTCAATAGTGTGCCAAGTTTGTTGATACCGAATTATTTTTATTTGGTGAATACATAACATTTGCTTGAGGCATTACACCCCCGTGTAGTGTTCTTGAGTGTTTTTTATTCGCCAGGATTTTTTCATTGATTCTCCCTTATTTTCCGAGGGGTTTCGGTGGCTTTTTGTTTTTTATGGAGAGTTTGATCCTGGCTCAGGATGAACGCTGGCGGCGTGCTTAACACATGCAAGTCGAACGATGAAGCCCTGCTTGCAGGGTGGATTAGTGGCGAACGGGTGAGTAACACGTGAGTAACCTGCCCCCGACTTTGGGATAAGCCCGGGAAACTGGGTCTAATACCGGATATGACTTCTTACCGCATGGTGGGTTGTTGAAAGATTTATCGGTGGGGGATGGACTCGCGGCCTATCAGCTTGTTGGTGAGGTAATGGCTCACCAAGGCGACGACGGGTAGCCGGCCTGAGAGGGTGACCGGCCACACTGGGACTGAGACACGGCCCAGACTCCTACGGGAGGCAGCAGTGGGGAATATTGCACAATGGGCGCAAGCCTGATGCAGCGACGCCGCGTGAGGGATGACGGCCTTCGGGTTGTAAACCTCTTTCAGTAGGGAAGAAGCGAGAGTGACGGTACCTGCAGAAGAAGCGCCGGCTAACTACGTGCCAGCAGCCGCGGTAATACGTAGGGCGCAAGCGTTATCCGGATTTATTGGGCGTAAAGAGCTCGTAGGCGGTTTGTCGCGTCTGCCGTGAAAGTCCGAGGCTCAACCTCGGATCTGCGGTGGGTACGGGCAGACT
The nucleotide sequence above comes from Glutamicibacter sp. B1. Encoded proteins:
- a CDS encoding endonuclease/exonuclease/phosphatase family protein, with product MRKILVGTASLSLGALLILPATAAFAVPTSSSDRAEAPTQLFSQSSLRVATIQANLTAASSGGLEAKLMGGNNLQANQVADSISAADADVVVLTNMDAEQGAVDTFKDQYLNNVADNRLDVNYPYSYLAVGSKGMQSGADLNSDGVIGSAEDAWGQGAFEEQGSVVVLSKYPVDETKITAVSKLKWQDVENGQQNHTGLSGVLAASIPVMNTGLWDIPIEFRGQQVHVVATQTEPEGENEDFSQARHNDELKVISDYIAGKDYVLTDNGRPAAGVGDEKFVVAGALDLQDSSENGIKSFLNGFAREDALNDSGSYLIPDSSWQITGQGRIEQSEPH
- a CDS encoding amino acid permease, with translation MNSTTSARPRPATGLGPQLRRRKSIQQMVGDAEANSSGGTLRRTLGMWQLTMISVGATMGTGILVILGATVPIAGPAIWISFVIAGVTALLSAVSYAEMAGMVPVAGSSYSYSYATMGEGIAWICGWCLVLEYAVSVAAVAVGAGEYVNEALRAFNLQLPDALAGGPAEGGVVNLPALIVVVLATLLLVRGARESAIVNTIVVIIKAGILVFFSIVAFSAFNAGNFEPLLPMGAAGVTAAASSVFFSYIGFDAASTAGEEAKNPKRDLPRAIMLSMLIVTLTYVLVAVSAIGAREWTWFEGTEAALVQIVGEITGQPWLVLVFALASVLAIASVVLTVLYGQTRILLSMSRDGLVPAAFGKVSPRTGTPVIGTLITGILVAITAGFIPLGALADATSIGTLFAFALVGVSVMYLRRKQPLAPRTFKVPLYPITPILGVAACLFLMSQLGWHTWLVFGAWMVVGIGIYLGYGRRRSVLGALSKQEYIDSHLNNRK
- a CDS encoding thiamine pyrophosphate-binding protein, which gives rise to MSSVSAAIAHALKPVAPQIFGLMGNGNAHFLDAAVRAGFDYTAVRHESAAVSAADAYFRIANKLAIATTTYGAGYTNAVTALAEAAAAKTPLLFVTGDAPSTGLRAWDVDQAAIDSGVRAPRYVVDRHTPGSIALEAAAHALREQTPVVLAIPYDLAALEAPTEELPEFGSLASAPAVPRLESAALAQIAAKLDASQRTHILYGRGSIDAAEQVKALAQKLDATTSGTLLARDLLDYEFDLGITGGFATEANARIIAQADTVLVLGASLNQFTMRFGELISQSATLIQIDLGTAATNARVDYFATADAQSAATELLDTVKDAQSNWCAELDLSDLRSRPVGDDVVEDGLLDPRRVASELEKILPANRVLVQDGGHFIGWGPMYWSTTGARSLTCVGTAYQSIGLGIASMVGAGAAAQGRTVVLAAGDGGFLMGLADLESIIRTIDSGVIVIYNDSAYGAEVHQYGSIGLHEDPMLIPTVDFAGIARSMGATGIRVEKLSDMTGLTQWVADGARGVCLVDARVSTRIRAPYMEEVLAANQKAAATLSLQSD
- a CDS encoding RtcB family protein, translated to MNRSTAFPVALTGSRDRVQMWADETEVEQAALQQLRRVAALPWVHGVRVMPDVHVGKGATIGSVIAMNQAVSPSAVGVDIGCGVAAVRTSIRADQLVDLDLLRASVESAIPVGFNAHDELPKLRRFGMEAGVDKLFGRFGSLDEKVQKLKSKAVGQLGTLGGGNHFLELCLDQEDRVWITLHSGSRNIGKTLADRHISIAKSLSHNRGLVDRELAVFLEGTPQMDAYKHDLWWAQEYAAASRALMLALFKNAVVNHFEALHVQFDAPINVHHNYVNEEQIDGRNLLVTRKGAIRAGAGDLALIPGSMGTGSYVVRGRGNPGSYFSASHGAGRRMSRSQAKRMYSANDLAQQTTGIECRKDAGVVDEIPAAYKDIHQVIEAQKDLVEVVGHLRTILCVKG
- a CDS encoding PucR family transcriptional regulator, producing the protein MGHSAPSPSALTDEPTGITLSRFLRQLPPEITLLHDAGDRRLRWVEASDMDDPTDYLLDEEMILTSGFPLLGHENDPEEVRAFIARLAQAKVSALGFGLEPYFTEVPATVLDACRENNLPLLEIPATVPFAAIGIAFAQLLEADSAARLRTSAEAHRALMRCLTHADPEAQLIATLSQRLKASVRLLDAQGQVRHEASLAQNATPNHDLSSELFTQASNSQKFAMRSEDSLVDLAFPLRATIAAGPHAPVLGVLSVGFARTPSASDHNLITTALGLLDVLARQRVTSSSTAEQLATTVLLRQRTPLDPHTLNLLRNSLGSTTADSVRVAVISPLNNIADQNPDLHLPHLQTLLATELVALNADHFVALTNTEPTHELFEHLKSSGYLAGFSLPEPADRQLGEKLPDLLAQATGLLPQMREKRQSLDATAIPRSFASLLPPEAGKQLAEELLAPLLALPESRRDLYLDVLRGWLEANGSWDQTSKNIDLHRNSVRRHIATIGEILNKDLNHAAVRQDLYLALSFLANP
- a CDS encoding flavin monoamine oxidase family protein — encoded protein: MNNNLPITMLNPDFPFSYDHYLDSDAGLGSVPESLYGTEVAVIGAGLSGLVTAYELMKLGLKPVIYEADQIGGRLRTASFAAAPQITCDLGGMRFPVSSKALYHYIELLGLETYDFPNPLAEPTDSTVIELKGQKIYVEDPADLPVFYQEVADAWKQALREDAHFEQMQQAIRERDTQRIKELWNSILEEFDEESFYGFIANSKAFKEAGFEHREAFGQVGFGSGGWDTDFPNSILEILRVVYTDADDYHRGITGGAAKLPEALFNHAPEKMAHWPAGTSLSSLHGGAPRGAVSKVYRTENPGFNGANTIEVTERFGRTQEFGAVVSTVQSWLLSTGIDTDEELFAPELWTAIERSHYMQSSKTFVMVDRPFWKDRDPITGEYLMSMTLTDRLNRATYLLDNGDDQPAVILLSYTWNDDALKWLSLSAQRRMELMLHSLEKIYPGVDIRSHIVGQPITVSWESDPNFMGAFKANLPGHYRYQQRLYTHFDQQQMPAEHRGIFLAGDDVSWTAGWAEGAVTTGLNALWGVVKHLGGSDAQANPGPGLFLAEIGPKAL